Proteins encoded by one window of uncultured Ilyobacter sp.:
- a CDS encoding UvrD-helicase domain-containing protein, which translates to MRRVILGETGSGKTENAIKRYCRMLSDGINSNDILVLVANRTERIKWMKNVDFKVASQLRIFSYFGFIQRELRLFWPVVLEKCSLIKKHEIEPVFMHYEASQSLMSKTVEFYRKKDSLQGIISSDEEIARKLLSNITGASLSNTSYKKIGERIYKSKVEDEKLEVEFYKEMNEITVRYIERIIEEGIVDNAVSIYLYFNYLLKDEKYLEYLQNSVKYLVVDNLENVSISQGDFIMELSKWVKGSILYYNTDGPYGIYQFSRNYIEKELLPNFQEERLEKNKNAEKFREFIEVISKNLMLDTEETAANSNIKTDLENEFRSKEDKKVLRLVVELLEQGVPGNEISVITPRYNVTLDFGLSRISEKMDIKYLYTSKNDKVTDNPYVFALTIFALVFYRFKKIRINYDEMKVFINIVLQMDLISSALLADYLSKRDYKLEKIEDKQLLRRLPMNKIEEYNNMVEFIKSLDRELPINKFFTSVYLEYFVGRSDDAKDIKACRELMDSSEDFVRVMEGFQMLKDANYEFIKFIREGAKMTPSLEDIGVKLEGGYISLSTPGSFIGTGRKSRILILTDVRNPLYTLKSYNEFQNLWSLNKDWPIGRVFTGEDELQMEKLDLDAVLKRLFKNVTGEIYLFGTIYSGRGMEQHSLFYDTLLRTLD; encoded by the coding sequence ATGAGAAGAGTTATTTTAGGAGAAACCGGAAGTGGCAAAACAGAAAATGCAATCAAAAGATACTGCCGTATGCTGTCAGACGGAATAAACTCTAACGATATTCTGGTCCTTGTGGCCAACAGGACAGAGAGAATAAAATGGATGAAAAATGTTGATTTTAAGGTGGCCTCGCAGCTTAGAATTTTTTCATATTTCGGATTTATTCAGAGGGAATTGAGGCTGTTCTGGCCTGTGGTTTTAGAAAAGTGTAGCCTTATAAAAAAACATGAGATTGAACCTGTTTTTATGCACTATGAAGCCTCTCAAAGCCTCATGTCCAAAACAGTTGAATTTTATAGAAAAAAAGATTCCCTTCAGGGAATCATAAGCAGCGATGAGGAGATAGCTAGGAAACTTTTGTCAAATATCACAGGGGCCTCCCTATCCAATACAAGTTATAAAAAAATAGGGGAAAGGATATATAAAAGCAAGGTAGAAGATGAAAAACTAGAAGTGGAATTTTATAAAGAGATGAACGAAATAACGGTTCGGTACATCGAGAGAATAATAGAAGAGGGGATTGTGGATAATGCCGTATCAATTTATCTTTATTTTAACTATCTTCTAAAAGATGAAAAATATCTGGAATATCTTCAAAACAGTGTAAAATATCTCGTGGTGGACAACTTGGAAAATGTATCTATATCACAGGGGGATTTCATAATGGAACTTTCTAAGTGGGTGAAAGGAAGTATCCTTTATTATAATACCGACGGACCTTACGGGATATATCAGTTTTCTAGAAATTATATAGAAAAGGAATTACTTCCAAATTTTCAGGAGGAGAGACTTGAAAAAAATAAAAATGCAGAAAAATTTAGGGAGTTTATAGAGGTTATTTCAAAAAATTTGATGTTAGACACAGAAGAAACTGCTGCAAATTCAAACATAAAAACAGATCTTGAAAATGAGTTTAGAAGTAAAGAGGACAAGAAAGTTCTGAGACTGGTGGTGGAACTTTTGGAACAGGGAGTACCGGGAAATGAAATATCGGTAATTACCCCGAGGTATAATGTGACTTTGGATTTTGGGCTTTCCAGAATATCAGAGAAGATGGATATAAAATACCTCTATACCTCTAAAAATGATAAGGTTACAGACAACCCCTATGTGTTTGCCTTGACTATTTTTGCCCTGGTTTTTTACAGGTTTAAAAAAATAAGAATAAATTATGACGAGATGAAGGTCTTTATAAATATAGTCCTTCAGATGGATCTAATAAGTTCCGCCCTTTTGGCAGACTACCTGTCTAAAAGAGACTACAAACTGGAAAAGATAGAGGACAAACAGCTCTTAAGAAGGCTTCCTATGAATAAAATAGAGGAATACAACAACATGGTTGAATTTATAAAATCCCTGGACAGGGAGCTGCCGATAAATAAGTTTTTCACATCGGTGTATCTGGAATATTTCGTCGGTAGAAGTGACGATGCCAAGGATATAAAGGCCTGTAGGGAACTCATGGATTCATCAGAGGATTTTGTAAGGGTGATGGAGGGTTTTCAGATGCTAAAGGATGCAAACTATGAGTTTATAAAATTTATAAGGGAGGGCGCTAAGATGACGCCTAGCTTAGAGGATATAGGGGTTAAATTAGAGGGAGGTTACATATCTCTATCTACTCCGGGAAGTTTCATAGGGACTGGTAGAAAAAGCAGGATACTTATACTGACTGATGTGAGAAACCCCCTCTATACTCTTAAAAGCTATAATGAATTCCAAAACTTATGGTCCTTAAATAAAGACTGGCCTATAGGAAGAGTTTTCACAGGAGAGGATGAGCTTCAGATGGAAAAACTAGATTTAGATGCGGTATTAAAAAGACTTTTTAAAAATGTCACAGGAGAGATATACCTCTTTGGGACAATCTATTCAGGGCGAGGGATGGAGCAGCACAGTCTTTTTTATGATACACTTTTGAGGACATTAGATTAG
- a CDS encoding GTP pyrophosphokinase, producing the protein MSSSEILNRENFFKEFSIDEEYFKSTGLEWSELEKIYQDYTLLVPIMEKRAEEIVLHIMALKDVHSVRRRVKKAEHLIEKIIRKGRKYADRGINVKTYKKIVTDLIGVRVLHLFKDDWKSIHEEIIDLWETKETPQINIRRGDYNLDKLREGIKNCNCDIIVREHGYRSVHYLIGASLSAQKEVLVEIQVRTVFEEAWSEIDHIIRYPYDIDNPILSEYLGIFNRIVGSADEMGMFIKKLKKEVGKDNPNPRELDNKFK; encoded by the coding sequence ATGAGCAGTTCAGAAATATTAAATAGAGAGAATTTTTTTAAAGAGTTCTCCATAGACGAAGAGTATTTCAAAAGTACCGGACTAGAGTGGAGTGAACTTGAAAAAATATATCAAGACTACACATTACTGGTTCCTATCATGGAAAAGAGAGCAGAAGAGATAGTTCTGCATATAATGGCATTAAAAGATGTCCATTCTGTAAGACGCCGGGTAAAAAAAGCGGAACATCTTATTGAAAAAATCATAAGAAAGGGGAGAAAATATGCAGATAGGGGTATCAATGTCAAAACTTACAAAAAAATTGTAACTGACCTTATAGGGGTTAGAGTTTTACATCTATTCAAGGATGACTGGAAAAGCATACATGAAGAGATAATCGATTTATGGGAAACAAAAGAAACCCCGCAGATCAATATAAGAAGAGGAGACTACAACCTAGATAAGCTCCGTGAAGGGATAAAAAACTGCAACTGCGATATAATTGTGAGAGAACATGGCTACCGATCTGTACACTACCTCATAGGAGCCTCTCTGAGTGCCCAAAAGGAAGTCCTTGTAGAGATTCAGGTAAGGACTGTTTTCGAAGAAGCCTGGAGTGAAATAGACCATATAATAAGATATCCCTATGATATAGACAACCCGATTCTTTCTGAATATCTCGGAATATTCAATAGAATTGTAGGAAGTGCAGATGAGATGGGAATGTTTATAAAAAAATTAAAAAAAGAGGTTGGTAAAGACAACCCAAATCCTAGAGAATTGGATAATAAATTCAAATAG
- a CDS encoding pyridoxal 5'-phosphate synthase, translating to MVSDLRIYKGDYERGKIPIKDFQEYPLEHLHEWLIEAYEKGEKFPNTMTLSTVTQSGVTMSAVPLKSFKNEKLRFFSSYDKDYNSELGSKGSVGVHFFFKKTKRQIFIRGDIEKIPVSESEDYFNEQPKEDKIMIWATKEGKAILKKDELKNHFDQIRDRFKGSSIPYPEFWGGYDITPKYIEFLEGIEGGVHQKLIYQLINGKWTKKKTTS from the coding sequence ATGGTTTCAGATCTTAGAATTTACAAAGGAGATTATGAAAGAGGAAAAATCCCTATAAAAGACTTCCAGGAATATCCATTAGAGCATCTTCATGAATGGCTTATAGAAGCATATGAAAAAGGTGAAAAATTTCCAAACACCATGACTCTTAGCACCGTAACCCAGTCTGGGGTCACAATGAGCGCTGTTCCTCTAAAATCCTTTAAAAATGAAAAACTCAGATTTTTCAGCAGTTATGACAAAGACTATAATTCAGAATTAGGTTCCAAAGGCTCTGTGGGTGTTCATTTCTTTTTCAAAAAAACAAAAAGACAGATTTTTATAAGAGGCGATATCGAAAAAATACCTGTATCGGAATCTGAGGATTATTTTAATGAACAACCAAAGGAAGATAAAATCATGATATGGGCTACAAAAGAGGGAAAGGCAATCTTAAAAAAAGACGAACTAAAAAATCATTTCGATCAAATCAGAGACAGATTCAAAGGCAGCTCTATTCCATACCCGGAATTTTGGGGCGGTTATGATATAACTCCCAAGTATATAGAATTCCTAGAGGGTATAGAGGGTGGAGTGCATCAAAAATTAATTTATCAGCTTATAAATGGAAAATGGACAAAGAAAAAAACTACATCTTAG
- a CDS encoding CDP-alcohol phosphatidyltransferase family protein yields MLDTHARKHVQPIIKKVANFFMRYNFTANQVTVIAFFMGISAGIFIYFKMPLMAITVLWLSGLLDAVDGTIARENGATPFGTVMDITFDRLVEISVILGLAFRFSNTRMIMLILTCSIIFSMTVFLTTGMMAKKKGSKSFYYQAGVAERTEGFIFFTMMMLFTKYINPIGVVFFSAVIFTASQRLLEARKILG; encoded by the coding sequence ATGCTCGACACACACGCTAGAAAACATGTACAGCCAATTATAAAAAAAGTGGCGAATTTTTTCATGAGATATAATTTCACTGCTAACCAGGTTACTGTTATCGCTTTTTTTATGGGGATATCAGCAGGTATTTTTATCTACTTTAAAATGCCGCTAATGGCTATCACAGTTTTGTGGTTGTCAGGTCTCCTCGACGCAGTTGATGGTACCATAGCTAGGGAAAATGGCGCGACTCCTTTTGGTACAGTTATGGATATAACTTTTGACAGGCTTGTGGAAATATCTGTTATATTGGGGTTGGCATTTAGATTTTCAAATACTAGAATGATAATGCTCATCCTGACCTGCAGTATAATATTTTCTATGACGGTTTTTTTAACCACTGGGATGATGGCGAAAAAAAAGGGAAGCAAATCTTTTTATTATCAAGCTGGAGTCGCTGAAAGGACTGAGGGGTTTATATTTTTTACAATGATGATGCTTTTTACAAAGTATATAAACCCGATAGGAGTAGTATTCTTTTCTGCTGTTATTTTTACAGCGTCCCAAAGACTTTTAGAGGCTCGAAAAATACTGGGATAA